The Argonema galeatum A003/A1 genome window below encodes:
- the ruvX gene encoding Holliday junction resolvase RuvX codes for MPESPECPSPPPPLPRSPALISALGLDVGRKRVGVAGCDRTGLIATGLTTIERKSFDRDMEQLSQLVADRQVELLVVGLPYSMNGTLGPQARQVQKFAQRVSKALQLPVEYVDERLTSFEAEGLLKDANKSPSRHKSSVDRIAAAIILQQWLDERRIR; via the coding sequence ATGCCAGAAAGTCCAGAGTGTCCTTCTCCCCCTCCTCCACTTCCCCGCTCCCCCGCTCTTATTTCAGCACTGGGGTTGGATGTCGGTCGCAAGCGCGTTGGGGTAGCCGGATGCGATCGCACTGGTCTGATTGCCACAGGTCTAACCACCATCGAGCGCAAATCATTCGATCGGGACATGGAGCAGCTGAGTCAACTTGTCGCCGATCGACAAGTTGAACTCCTCGTCGTTGGTCTACCCTACTCCATGAACGGAACTTTAGGCCCTCAAGCCCGACAAGTCCAGAAATTTGCCCAGCGGGTTAGCAAAGCCTTGCAGCTGCCCGTGGAGTATGTTGATGAACGACTGACTTCCTTTGAAGCCGAGGGACTGCTAAAAGACGCCAACAAATCGCCATCCCGGCATAAAAGTTCGGTTGATCGGATTGCTGCGGCCATAATTTTGCAACAATGGTTGGACGAGCGTCGCATACGGTAA
- a CDS encoding DUF3727 domain-containing protein, protein MSKKKENEDSQSKPVILKDEAGLELACYIERSLEVEDEEYVLLLPVDSPVEIFAWNEDSDDEQAATGVEDDETVDKIFPVAQAVLAEQDLILKRTAFSLTVAGELPEVDEDEILTLEFEDEIAQQEPEELQFLASFYHEEQEYAIYTPLAPLLFFGRLNQEGQPELLSPEEFQRVQPLLEEQLFDELE, encoded by the coding sequence ATGTCTAAAAAGAAAGAAAATGAAGATTCTCAGAGTAAACCCGTCATCCTCAAAGATGAAGCGGGACTCGAACTAGCTTGTTACATCGAGCGATCGCTGGAAGTCGAAGATGAAGAATATGTTCTCTTGCTACCAGTTGACTCACCAGTCGAGATTTTTGCATGGAATGAAGACTCTGATGACGAGCAGGCGGCAACAGGCGTTGAAGATGACGAGACCGTTGACAAAATCTTTCCGGTTGCCCAAGCTGTTCTAGCAGAGCAAGACCTCATACTCAAGCGCACCGCATTCTCCTTAACGGTTGCCGGTGAACTGCCAGAAGTAGACGAGGATGAAATACTCACTCTGGAATTCGAGGATGAGATCGCTCAGCAAGAGCCTGAAGAGTTACAGTTCCTGGCTAGTTTTTACCACGAGGAACAGGAATACGCTATTTACACGCCCCTCGCTCCACTACTTTTCTTTGGACGTCTTAACCAAGAGGGTCAACCGGAGTTACTTTCCCCAGAAGAATTTCAAAGGGTACAGCCTTTGCTTGAAGAACAATTGTTCGATGAACTCGAATAA